The Streptomyces pactum genome contains a region encoding:
- the rpsO gene encoding 30S ribosomal protein S15 gives MSLDAAVKKQIITEFGTKEGDTGSPEVQVALLSRRISDLTEHLKTHKHDHHSRRGLLILVGQRRRLLQYLAKKDIQRFRALVERLGIRRGAAGAK, from the coding sequence GTGTCGCTCGACGCCGCAGTGAAGAAGCAGATCATCACCGAGTTCGGTACCAAGGAGGGCGACACCGGCTCCCCCGAGGTCCAGGTCGCTCTGCTGTCCCGTCGGATCTCCGACCTGACCGAGCACCTCAAGACCCACAAGCACGACCACCACTCCCGTCGTGGTCTGCTGATCCTGGTCGGCCAGCGCCGCCGGCTGCTGCAGTACCTCGCCAAGAAGGACATCCAGCGCTTCCGCGCGCTGGTCGAGCGCCTCGGCATCCGCCGCGGTGCGGCGGGCGCCAAGTAA
- a CDS encoding DUF397 domain-containing protein — protein MVDAEDRELKARKERERDELYSLDISGVEWHSAPGTEEHEERVEIAYLPAGAVAMRSSLDPDTVLRYTEAEWRAFVLGARDGEFDLEPAPGNGGAG, from the coding sequence ATGGTCGATGCCGAGGACCGGGAACTCAAGGCGCGCAAGGAACGGGAGCGGGACGAGCTCTATTCCCTCGACATTTCCGGTGTCGAGTGGCACAGCGCGCCCGGCACCGAGGAGCACGAGGAACGGGTCGAGATCGCCTACCTGCCCGCCGGTGCCGTGGCCATGCGGTCGTCGCTCGACCCGGACACCGTGCTGCGCTACACGGAGGCGGAGTGGCGGGCATTCGTCCTCGGCGCCCGGGACGGGGAGTTCGACCTGGAGCCGGCGCCGGGCAACGGTGGCGCCGGGTAA
- a CDS encoding PQQ-binding-like beta-propeller repeat protein → MSFGPPPSMTQPPPTARTTERKRGRKALTVLLAVVVAAALGTGGWLLWGGGENGASSDRPGTADGQGPGDVRETVEKQPASTVGEMAFRFSVDDMAPGEHVEMPGMWATDRILAKGVNKTLVGMRIGTDVVPGEEEWRLGLDGPICGYTRHVTVDHRTAVLFRANDREKDAFCNQVAFVDLDDGRLVWEDRVPYSVAGPGPGSATGNSTQDRPSVTLTHDTVVVTWGGGTVGYDMAKGTSRWATRATAPCQDMGAAGGRALLIRQKCWSTDESVPDTSWQHVTYKVRKVDPATGRTQWTYSAAKGIRDLGVPSSEPAVLAVAGGGTEITDLLSLDDKGRDRATISLRNGAYVADCAYGDHLVIDDCPTIAVGAGQVFIRSKDQLEKQVSNWIIGFDLATGDTTKKFDSGPGSLLQPLRMSGDQLLALRLSDDHIAPNALVALDPATDRETPYFFFDLPSEGEPLTLSNENDIVVQDGRIFFGAKSANGPAGDKKKQWLYLVLGIGSGGAAEKP, encoded by the coding sequence GTGAGCTTCGGCCCGCCCCCTTCGATGACCCAGCCCCCGCCGACCGCGCGGACCACGGAGCGGAAACGGGGGCGGAAGGCTCTGACGGTACTGCTCGCGGTCGTCGTCGCCGCCGCGTTGGGCACCGGCGGCTGGCTGCTGTGGGGCGGGGGCGAGAACGGCGCGTCGTCGGACAGACCGGGGACCGCGGACGGGCAGGGCCCTGGCGACGTCCGGGAGACGGTCGAGAAGCAACCCGCGAGCACCGTGGGCGAGATGGCCTTCCGGTTCTCCGTGGACGACATGGCCCCCGGTGAGCACGTCGAGATGCCGGGCATGTGGGCAACGGACCGCATCCTCGCCAAGGGCGTCAACAAGACACTCGTCGGTATGCGCATCGGCACCGACGTCGTGCCGGGCGAGGAGGAGTGGCGGCTCGGGCTCGACGGCCCGATCTGCGGATACACGCGCCATGTGACCGTCGACCACCGCACCGCCGTCCTCTTCAGGGCGAACGACCGGGAGAAGGACGCCTTCTGCAACCAGGTCGCCTTCGTCGACCTCGACGACGGCCGCCTCGTCTGGGAGGACCGCGTCCCCTATTCCGTGGCCGGTCCCGGCCCGGGCTCGGCGACGGGCAACAGCACCCAGGACCGGCCGAGCGTGACACTGACGCACGACACGGTCGTCGTGACCTGGGGCGGTGGCACCGTCGGGTACGACATGGCGAAGGGCACGAGCCGGTGGGCCACGAGGGCCACCGCACCCTGTCAGGACATGGGAGCGGCCGGCGGCCGAGCGCTGCTGATCCGTCAGAAGTGCTGGAGCACCGACGAGAGCGTGCCGGACACGTCCTGGCAGCACGTCACCTACAAGGTGCGCAAGGTCGACCCGGCCACCGGCCGGACCCAGTGGACGTACTCCGCCGCCAAGGGCATCCGCGACCTCGGTGTGCCGTCGTCCGAGCCGGCCGTCCTCGCCGTCGCCGGCGGCGGCACCGAGATCACCGACCTGCTGTCCCTCGACGACAAGGGCCGCGACCGCGCCACGATCAGTCTCCGCAACGGCGCGTACGTCGCCGACTGCGCCTACGGCGACCACCTGGTCATCGACGACTGCCCGACCATCGCCGTGGGCGCGGGCCAGGTCTTCATCCGCAGCAAGGACCAGTTGGAGAAGCAGGTCTCCAACTGGATCATCGGCTTCGACCTGGCGACGGGGGACACGACGAAGAAGTTCGACTCCGGTCCGGGCTCCCTGCTCCAGCCGCTGCGGATGAGCGGCGACCAGCTCCTCGCCCTGCGCCTGAGCGACGACCACATCGCGCCGAACGCGCTGGTCGCCCTGGATCCCGCGACGGACAGGGAGACTCCGTACTTCTTCTTCGACCTGCCGAGCGAGGGCGAGCCGCTGACGCTCTCGAACGAGAACGACATCGTCGTCCAGGACGGACGGATCTTCTTCGGCGCCAAGTCCGCTAACGGCCCCGCCGGCGACAAGAAGAAGCAGTGGCTCTACCTGGTCCTGGGCATCGGAAGCGGCGGCGCGGCGGAGAAGCCCTGA